In one Candidatus Absconditicoccus praedator genomic region, the following are encoded:
- a CDS encoding NYN domain-containing protein — MGNYAFIDGQNLYLGTSSEGWNFDLEKLRTYLKDKYKVTKAYYFLGYVQDENNSLYTKLQESGFIVVFKKQMVNMTTAKKGNIDSDMIFWVMQKLIEEPEKFEQIVIVSGDGDFKILVDYLIRKGRLKKILFPNKKYASSLYNDLLNEYFAYMKDIRPKIEYKKREGT, encoded by the coding sequence ATGTGAAATTATGCCTTTATAGACTGACAAAATCTATACTTATGAACAAGTAGTGAATGATGGAATTTTGATTTAGAAAAGCTTAGAACATATCTTAAGGATAAATACAAAGTTACCAAGGCTTATTATTTTTTGTGATATGTACAGGATGAAAATAATTCACTTTATACTAAATTGCAAGAGTCGGGTTTTATAGTGGTATTTAAAAAACAGATGGTAAATATGACTACTGCCAAAAAGTGAAATATAGATAGTGATATGATATTTTGGGTGATGCAAAAACTAATAGAAGAACCAGAAAAATTTGAGCAAATAGTAATAGTATCAGGAGATTGAGATTTCAAGATATTAGTTGATTACTTGATAAGAAAATGAAGGCTCAAAAAAATATTATTCCCAAATAAAAAATATGCTTCTTCTTTGTATAATGATCTTTTGAATGAATATTTTGCTTATATGAAGGATATTAGACCCAAAATTGAGTATAAAAAAAGAGAAGGTACCTAA
- a CDS encoding N-6 DNA methylase produces the protein MQQQINRITDILRRDDGISGAMHYTEQISWILFLKFIDDYEKENYEGALLDGKDYEFILDPKFRRDNRACPKTKDHKLDVNNALTGDDLKDFVNNELFPYLQSFKDTSKDYNTMKYKIGEIYYFIDNRIESGHTIREILDIVDGLSFQSEKDLFELSKIYEDLLQGMGSDGGNSGEFYTPRPVIKAMTDTINPKIGQTIYDGASGSCGFLIEAFENLKKQEKTTDDYYFLRNKTFYGNEKTPIAYIMGMMNMILHGISNPNLSKQNSLTQDVRSIEEKDRYDIILANPPFGGKEKEQIQANFPIKTNSTEMLFLQHFMKKLKTGGKAAIIVPEGVLFNTSQPFQKIKQELIENYNLHTICSLPAGVFLPYSGVKTNIIYFDKQGTTKDIRYYEINPGRNLTKNSPLKYEEIQEFIDLFDSRKETENSWIAPVEDIKDYDISAKNPHKNKPEEYRTPQEILENIENNDQKINELTNRLKEAI, from the coding sequence ATGCAACAACAAATAAACAGAATTACAGATATTCTCCGTAGAGACGACTGAATCTCTTGAGCTATGCACTATACAGAACAAATATCCTGGATTCTTTTTCTGAAATTTATAGATGATTATGAAAAAGAAAATTATGAATGAGCCTTGCTTGATGGCAAAGATTATGAATTTATACTAGACCCAAAGTTTAGACGAGATAATCGAGCCTGTCCCAAGACCAAAGACCACAAACTTGATGTGAACAATGCTCTTACCTGAGATGATCTCAAAGATTTCGTAAACAATGAGCTTTTCCCTTATCTTCAATCTTTCAAAGATACCAGTAAAGATTACAATACTATGAAATACAAAATAGGTGAAATCTACTATTTCATAGACAACAGGATAGAAAGCTGACACACTATCAGAGAGATTTTGGATATAGTAGACTGACTCAGTTTTCAAAGCGAAAAAGATCTTTTTGAGCTTAGTAAAATATATGAAGACTTGCTTCAGTGAATGGGTAGCGATGGTTGAAATTCAGGTGAGTTTTATACTCCAAGACCTGTAATAAAAGCTATGACAGATACTATCAACCCCAAGATTGGGCAAACTATTTATGATGGAGCCAGTGGTAGTTGTTGATTTTTGATAGAAGCTTTTGAAAACCTAAAAAAACAAGAAAAAACAACTGATGACTACTATTTCCTAAGGAATAAAACCTTTTATGGAAACGAAAAGACACCAATAGCTTATATTATGGGTATGATGAATATGATACTTCATTGAATTTCCAACCCAAACCTAAGCAAGCAAAACAGCCTCACCCAAGATGTAAGATCTATTGAAGAAAAAGACAGATACGATATTATCCTTGCCAATCCACCTTTTGGATGAAAAGAAAAGGAACAAATTCAAGCTAATTTCCCTATCAAAACCAACTCTACTGAAATGCTATTTCTCCAACATTTTATGAAAAAACTCAAAACTTGATGAAAAGCTGCTATAATTGTCCCAGAATGAGTTTTGTTTAATACCTCACAACCTTTCCAAAAAATTAAACAAGAACTTATAGAAAATTATAATCTACATACTATTTGTAGTTTGCCTGCAGGAGTGTTTTTGCCTTATTCTGGAGTAAAAACAAATATTATATATTTTGACAAACAGTGAACTACCAAGGATATACGATATTATGAAATAAATCCTTGAAGAAATCTTACCAAGAATTCCCCTTTGAAATACGAAGAAATCCAAGAATTTATAGATCTTTTTGATAGCAGGAAAGAAACAGAAAATTCATGGATAGCTCCAGTAGAAGATATCAAAGACTATGATATATCAGCCAAAAATCCTCACAAAAATAAACCAGAAGAATACAGAACTCCTCAAGAAATACTAGAAAATATTGAAAATAATGACCAAAAAATCAATGAATTAACCAATAGACTAAAAGAAGCTATCTAA
- a CDS encoding restriction endonuclease subunit S: MQNLPEGWEIKKLGDIATFTNGFAFKSSLFKDEGKPILRIANIKENGISFKNLVYFNDEDYSQDLSNYKVFPGDLVIAMSGATTGKLTINNTDKTFYLNQRVGKIGFDNEITKQYIYSFLKTKIEYNLNRSSGSAIPNLSTQQIKNTEIPLPPLETQKQIAAKLDEVLGDIDQSIQLIQQNIAHIDEMSKSVLNQVFEEKWEIKKLGDIVNFSQGLQVPIKEQKYDGNYRFLRIIDFTQGNQEPRFIEKYDERAFVKETDISMVRYGASTGFICTGKKGIIANNLFKITATIDSLNKKYLYFYFLSDFFKNYLFLNVYGAAMPAIKFSTISELDIPLPPLSKQQEIVDYLDNIFQTNEQLKNQYQQKLANLQELKKSVLNSAFEGKLV; this comes from the coding sequence ATGCAAAACCTACCTGAATGATGGGAAATAAAAAAACTTTGAGATATAGCAACTTTTACAAATTGATTTGCATTTAAAAGTAGCTTATTTAAGGATGAATGAAAACCAATTTTAAGAATAGCTAATATAAAAGAGAACTGAATTTCTTTTAAAAATCTTGTATATTTTAATGATGAAGATTATTCACAAGATTTGTCGAATTATAAAGTTTTTCCTTGAGATTTAGTAATAGCAATGTCTTGAGCTACTACTGGGAAACTTACTATAAACAACACAGATAAAACCTTTTATTTAAATCAAAGAGTTTGAAAAATTTGATTTGATAATGAAATTACTAAACAATACATTTATTCTTTTTTAAAAACTAAAATAGAATACAATCTTAATCGTTCATCTTGATCAGCCATACCCAATTTAAGTACACAACAAATAAAAAATACTGAAATCCCACTCCCACCTCTCGAAACTCAAAAGCAAATAGCAGCCAAACTTGATGAAGTGCTGGGAGATATTGACCAGTCTATCCAACTAATCCAACAAAACATAGCCCACATAGATGAAATGAGCAAATCTGTCTTGAATCAAGTTTTTGAAGAAAAATGGGAAATAAAAAAACTTTGAGATATAGTAAATTTTTCTCAATGACTTCAAGTTCCTATAAAAGAACAAAAATATGATTGAAATTATAGATTTTTAAGAATAATTGATTTTACACAATGAAATCAGGAACCTAGGTTTATAGAGAAATATGATGAGAGAGCTTTTGTAAAAGAAACAGATATTTCTATGGTTAGATATTGAGCATCTACTTGATTTATATGTACTTGAAAAAAATGAATTATAGCAAATAATTTATTTAAGATTACTGCAACTATAGATAGTCTTAATAAAAAATATTTGTATTTTTATTTTTTATCAGATTTTTTTAAAAATTACCTTTTTCTAAATGTATATTGAGCAGCAATGCCAGCTATTAAATTTTCAACTATTAGCGAATTAGATATCCCACTTCCACCTCTATCCAAACAACAAGAAATAGTTGATTATCTAGACAATATTTTCCAAACCAACGAACAACTCAAAAATCAATACCAACAAAAACTTGCCAATCTACAAGAACTCAAAAAATCTGTCCTAAACTCTGCTTTTGAAGGGAAACTGGTTTAA
- a CDS encoding DUF84 family protein: MKIAIGTQNPAKIEAIKIGIDKCSYTNNQDIEFITNSAESNVSDMPKSLEENIRGAENRSIDMQKKHNNADLYIGMEGGTSYINGKAYLFGVVCILDKNGKKHIGISNMMEVPEVFRKRIYENGEELGVVLEELTGIQSASKKNGAFGAWSDDNLTRTDQFVYAFLSAIPPFFNNFYNIE, from the coding sequence ATGAAAATAGCTATTTGAACTCAAAATCCAGCAAAAATTGAAGCAATTAAAATTTGAATTGATAAATGCTCATATACAAACAACCAAGACATAGAATTCATCACAAACTCAGCTGAAAGTAATGTTTCAGACATGCCAAAATCTTTAGAAGAAAACATCAGATGAGCAGAAAATCGTAGTATAGATATGCAAAAAAAACATAATAATGCAGACTTATACATAGGAATGGAATGATGAACAAGCTATATAAACTGAAAGGCTTACCTTTTTTGAGTTGTATGCATATTGGACAAAAACTGAAAAAAACATATTGGTATATCAAATATGATGGAAGTACCAGAAGTTTTTAGAAAAAGAATCTATGAAAACGGAGAAGAACTTGGTGTTGTTTTGGAAGAACTTACCTGAATACAATCAGCAAGCAAAAAAAATTGAGCTTTTTGAGCTTGGAGCGATGACAACCTAACAAGAACCGACCAATTTGTTTATGCTTTTTTGAGCGCAATCCCACCATTTTTCAATAACTTTTATAACATAGAATAA
- a CDS encoding KAP family P-loop NTPase fold protein, which translates to MSILIYNNYILSNELDIINYHDLLILLFFFLLFLFLRNAETILDYTHSKIKIISSLILFLFLFFNIEEIYAIGLGQFLTAIFFYGLFFIIVFNVSGVKSYNNGLLVKSYKIENRSFDQFFDTYLNLLNEKGNFINPIFDEPISIDNDDIFGINDIVQNLYNIILGIDFNNQKGSYSIGIVGEWGSGKSSIINYLKDKYLFGSPTIKTLEFNPWNYEKDDLINKFFTELSIVLGKSTNLNSSIKKYLKALGELHSSFNAINSLISSKSINEIKKDLNNELNNSGKKIIVIIDDLDRCDPYEILLMLNLIKNLGDLKNIIYLVSYDKGNITKVLDDKGFDGNYIEKIINIERFVPVFTQEQKKKYFKNELKNILGKLFFNKIILPLNFDKWFESLYVQDVYISKKANAEIREKWQLAKREPYYFFKYLDEFNSIVNINLPKTLLNYKKLYLNKPEKIVNTLLNEFDKMLEVENLRFIKKLLNQLNIVLQLNLSNNTNMILDFHDEDYKKIIAINYFKLKNYSKFNYVIDKFILKEVGKLVDDKKIKRIKDDDFLINKDIYNEYFLNNILNISKMDQSNLRYTTISDKDFKIIKEFS; encoded by the coding sequence TTGTCTATTCTAATTTACAATAACTATATACTTTCAAATGAATTAGATATTATTAATTATCATGATTTATTGATACTACTATTTTTTTTTCTTTTATTCTTATTTTTAAGAAATGCTGAAACTATATTAGATTATACTCATAGTAAAATTAAAATAATTTCTTCTTTAATTTTATTTCTATTTTTATTTTTTAATATAGAGGAAATATATGCGATATGATTAGGTCAGTTTTTAACTGCAATTTTTTTTTACTGACTATTCTTTATTATAGTTTTTAATGTTTCTTGAGTAAAATCATATAATAATTGATTATTAGTAAAATCATATAAGATAGAAAATAGAAGTTTTGATCAATTCTTTGATACATATTTAAATTTATTAAACGAAAAATGAAATTTTATAAATCCAATTTTTGATGAACCAATATCAATTGATAATGATGATATATTTTGAATTAATGATATCGTCCAAAATTTATACAATATAATTTTGTGAATAGACTTCAACAATCAAAAAGGTTCATATAGTATATGAATAGTAGGTGAATGGTGAAGCTGAAAAAGTAGTATTATAAATTATCTAAAAGATAAATATTTATTTTGATCACCAACAATTAAAACACTAGAATTTAATCCTTGGAATTATGAAAAGGATGACTTAATAAATAAGTTTTTCACTGAATTGTCTATTGTGCTTTGAAAATCAACCAATTTGAATAGTAGTATAAAAAAGTATTTAAAGGCATTGTGAGAATTACATAGTTCATTTAATGCTATTAATAGCTTGATTTCAAGCAAGTCTATTAATGAGATAAAAAAAGATTTGAATAATGAATTAAATAACTCATGAAAGAAAATTATTGTGATAATTGATGACTTAGATAGATGTGATCCATATGAAATTCTATTAATGCTAAATTTAATAAAAAACTTATGAGATCTGAAAAATATAATATATTTAGTTTCTTACGATAAAGGGAATATAACTAAAGTTCTTGATGATAAGGGGTTTGATTGAAATTATATAGAAAAGATTATAAATATAGAAAGGTTTGTTCCTGTTTTCACACAAGAACAAAAAAAGAAATATTTTAAAAATGAACTTAAAAATATTCTTTGAAAATTATTTTTTAATAAAATTATTTTACCATTAAATTTTGATAAATGGTTTGAAAGTCTATATGTTCAAGATGTGTATATTTCTAAAAAGGCAAATGCTGAAATTAGAGAAAAATGGCAATTAGCTAAAAGAGAACCTTATTATTTTTTTAAGTATTTAGATGAATTTAATTCTATAGTTAATATTAATTTACCTAAAACACTTTTAAACTATAAAAAATTATATTTAAATAAGCCTGAAAAAATAGTCAATACACTATTAAATGAGTTTGATAAAATGCTTGAAGTAGAAAATCTTAGATTTATAAAAAAATTATTAAATCAATTAAATATTGTTTTGCAGTTAAATTTGAGTAATAATACTAATATGATTCTTGATTTTCATGATGAAGATTATAAAAAAATTATTGCTATAAATTATTTTAAATTAAAAAATTATTCAAAATTTAACTATGTGATAGATAAATTTATACTAAAAGAAGTTTGAAAATTAGTTGATGATAAAAAAATAAAAAGAATTAAAGATGATGATTTTCTTATCAATAAAGATATATATAATGAATATTTTTTAAACAATATATTAAATATTAGCAAAATGGATCAGTCTAATTTAAGATATACAACTATAAGTGATAAAGATTTTAAAATTATAAAAGAGTTTTCATAA
- a CDS encoding transglycosylase SLT domain-containing protein, with product MSKNFENQNHSNTNGNLKNSKVSSNTALYVAIAISFTGMSAESRSNTIDDYCDTQETTQTYQVVSGDTLYTVMRDQFGLDYSDAEDRMAFKQENNMPSPALSVGDELTWTTTETQCDIPDNAYVVQRGDGPYYAMNALGLDYNDSEQVERFFEYNQIENRGGRFYVDGEPMEEGHVFFEPEESEESRVKGDFQETYKLQPGDSIKEAMIGLGMDPDDEEQRSDFFNYNNITILRGLPRIDGEVFQPGDEVKLPSRYLGKVKLQESYEVQHGDNLDNVIEGLGLDPDNEDHKQDVLNYNNMQVVGRFAYYKGRIISPGDLIELPANYHTKKKVKEDEVAPDADVMQDVSEFKIGEGVNERVLSVGQKIYYMDDEENIYDAKVEGINYGGDVVVSITGDPFRKVAQHDQFRLIKDGDAFERINLIKEYKERFEERIDRTLAWAGNESNPIHVPSNYQEKLENELQALKNVALSQVSEQEKREELVRQGRYFTEIIDYPLRTMDLVQLFDDVATMMRIKNARMYFESMDSDTFVEYKNRYGFNSVINMLRLKRTVNYTAQSKNYINQIDGLVEDLFERYNYNERGGKELPDYYKILLVGLIDLESKFNPFNIGQAGELGMAQIMPSNFLAGNAWFNRKEINPFNPEISLSWAITYLNYIYNRFRTVNLGDGGYDLAEMVLTGYNMGPSRVIRGSGQTFRVVINRYPGRVINSVNELLRTHDNIREMAAGMSQQDKNRLQELGVDPNLLRRHY from the coding sequence ATGAGTAAAAATTTTGAGAATCAAAATCATTCAAATACAAATGGTAATTTAAAAAATTCCAAAGTTTCTTCTAATACTGCTTTGTATGTAGCAATTGCAATTTCATTTACTTGAATGTCTGCAGAATCTAGATCTAATACAATTGATGATTATTGTGATACACAAGAAACAACACAAACTTATCAAGTTGTTTCTTGAGATACTTTGTATACTGTTATGAGAGATCAGTTTTGACTTGATTATAGTGATGCTGAAGATAGGATGGCTTTCAAGCAAGAAAATAATATGCCTTCACCTGCACTTAGTGTATGAGATGAACTTACTTGGACCACCACAGAAACTCAATGTGATATTCCTGATAATGCTTATGTTGTGCAAAGATGAGACGGTCCTTATTATGCTATGAATGCATTATGATTAGATTATAATGATTCAGAACAGGTAGAAAGATTTTTTGAGTACAATCAAATAGAAAATCGTTGAGGAAGATTTTATGTAGATGGTGAGCCTATGGAAGAATGACATGTGTTCTTTGAGCCAGAAGAATCAGAAGAATCTAGGGTTAAATGAGATTTTCAAGAAACATACAAATTGCAGCCATGAGATAGTATAAAAGAGGCAATGATATGACTTTGAATGGATCCAGATGATGAAGAACAAAGATCTGATTTTTTCAATTATAATAATATTACTATACTTAGAGGTCTCCCTCGTATAGATGGTGAAGTTTTTCAGCCTTGAGATGAAGTAAAACTTCCTTCAAGATATTTGTGAAAAGTTAAGTTGCAGGAAAGTTATGAAGTACAACATTGAGATAATTTGGATAATGTGATTGAATGACTTGGGCTTGATCCAGATAATGAAGATCACAAACAGGATGTTTTAAATTATAATAATATGCAGGTAGTTGGAAGATTTGCTTATTACAAGTGAAGAATAATTTCTCCAGGAGATCTGATAGAACTGCCTGCAAACTATCATACAAAGAAAAAAGTAAAAGAAGATGAAGTAGCACCTGATGCAGATGTAATGCAGGATGTAAGTGAGTTTAAGATATGAGAGTGAGTAAATGAAAGAGTTTTGTCTGTTTGACAAAAAATTTACTATATGGATGATGAAGAAAATATTTATGATGCAAAGGTTGAATGAATAAATTATTGAGGTGATGTGGTAGTTTCCATAACAGGTGATCCCTTTAGGAAAGTTGCTCAGCATGACCAATTTAGGCTGATCAAAGATGGTGATGCTTTTGAAAGAATCAATTTGATCAAAGAGTATAAAGAAAGATTTGAAGAAAGGATAGATAGGACATTAGCATGGGCTGGAAATGAAAGCAATCCAATACATGTTCCGTCCAATTATCAGGAAAAACTTGAAAATGAGCTTCAAGCTCTAAAAAATGTTGCATTATCTCAAGTATCTGAACAAGAAAAAAGAGAAGAGCTGGTAAGGCAGTGAAGATATTTCACAGAAATTATTGATTATCCATTGAGAACTATGGATTTGGTTCAGTTATTTGATGATGTGGCAACTATGATGAGAATAAAAAATGCCAGAATGTATTTTGAATCTATGGATTCTGATACATTTGTAGAATATAAAAACAGATATGGTTTTAATTCTGTGATAAATATGCTAAGATTAAAAAGAACAGTTAATTATACTGCTCAAAGTAAAAATTATATAAATCAGATAGATGGGTTGGTGGAAGACTTGTTTGAAAGATACAATTACAATGAAAGGTGATGAAAAGAACTTCCAGATTATTACAAGATATTGCTTGTGTGATTGATTGACTTGGAGTCAAAATTTAATCCATTCAATATATGACAAGCAGGAGAACTTTGAATGGCTCAAATAATGCCAAGTAATTTTTTGGCTTGAAATGCTTGGTTCAACAGGAAAGAAATAAATCCTTTCAATCCAGAGATATCACTTTCTTGGGCAATAACTTATCTTAATTATATTTACAACAGATTTCGTACTGTAAATTTGTGAGATGGTGGATACGACCTGGCTGAGATGGTTCTTACTTGATATAATATGTGACCATCAAGAGTTATTAGATGAAGTTGACAAACTTTTAGGGTGGTTATAAACAGGTATCCTTGAAGAGTAATTAATAGTGTAAATGAATTGTTGAGAACTCATGATAATATTAGAGAAATGGCAGCTTGAATGTCCCAGCAAGATAAAAATAGATTACAAGAATTATGAGTAGATCCAAACTTATTAAGAAGGCATTACTAA
- a CDS encoding LexA family protein, with amino-acid sequence MLIPLFEGLKAGFPTSTDDTTQENIDLKDFLVERPYSTVYLKVSGESMLKEGIKDGDYIIVDKSIQAQVSDIIVAIVDKEYTLKYLSQDKNGNYYLEPANSDYPPIYPEEELVVFGVVIGVFRKYK; translated from the coding sequence ATGTTAATTCCTCTATTTGAATGACTTAAAGCCTGATTCCCCACATCTACAGATGATACAACCCAGGAAAATATAGACTTAAAAGATTTTCTTGTGGAGAGACCATATTCTACGGTATATCTTAAAGTTAGCTGAGAAAGTATGCTTAAAGAAGGAATAAAAGATGGAGATTATATTATAGTAGACAAATCAATACAAGCACAAGTTTCAGACATAATAGTTGCTATAGTAGACAAAGAATATACACTAAAATACTTGTCGCAAGACAAAAATTGAAATTACTACTTGGAACCTGCAAATAGTGACTATCCTCCTATTTATCCAGAAGAAGAACTTGTAGTTTTTGGTGTTGTAATATGAGTTTTTAGAAAGTACAAATAA
- a CDS encoding Y-family DNA polymerase: MIGEKSKQVWALIDCDCFFVSCEVLRNPKLKNKKVCVGKDIVIAKSYEAKHFGVKTGTPIREAKPMLNNEGIFISPDHNFYNKVSKNLQNFLKNFFPKVEVFSNDEAFVDITNSLNIFGAKSYYELAKKIQLQIYKQIGIPVSIGVAPTRILAKTFSPINKPYGVTVGIDENKINKILKKTPIKDIPFIGKSSQEKIDFLKNVFEFKQVNFSTIKKNLQGGGTKIWFEINSVNAISFENNKQAKSIRRTYSFNPHFSSNKQEVYSHLCINIEKAFSQIIEKDLYTKQISIILKDKFFQKYKTTKILNSKTNDKTFIYKTAKNLFDEIFKENIPYRSTGIYLEKLENSNQQPLSIFENNNNDNLWKKINNINKKFGDQKLTSASALSKSTTPKDKDFILYLGEVKA; the protein is encoded by the coding sequence ATGATTTGAGAAAAATCCAAACAAGTATGGGCCTTGATTGACTGTGATTGTTTTTTTGTGTCTTGTGAGGTACTAAGAAACCCAAAATTAAAAAACAAAAAAGTATGTGTATGAAAAGATATAGTTATTGCAAAATCGTATGAAGCAAAACACTTTTGAGTAAAAACTTGAACACCTATACGAGAAGCCAAACCAATGCTAAATAATGAATGAATCTTTATTTCACCCGACCATAACTTTTATAATAAAGTATCAAAAAACTTACAAAATTTTTTAAAAAACTTTTTTCCAAAAGTAGAAGTATTCAGTAACGATGAAGCATTTGTAGATATCACAAACAGCCTGAATATTTTTTGAGCAAAATCATACTATGAACTTGCAAAAAAAATACAGCTTCAAATATACAAACAAATTTGAATACCTGTATCAATATGAGTAGCACCAACAAGAATTCTTGCCAAGACCTTCTCTCCTATCAACAAACCTTACTGAGTAACAGTTTGAATAGATGAAAACAAAATCAACAAAATATTAAAAAAAACACCCATCAAAGATATACCTTTTATTTGAAAAAGTTCACAAGAAAAAATTGATTTTTTAAAAAATGTATTTGAGTTCAAACAAGTTAATTTTTCAACTATCAAAAAAAATCTTCAAGGAGGTTGAACAAAAATATGGTTTGAGATAAATTCAGTGAATGCAATTTCTTTTGAAAACAACAAACAAGCAAAATCAATAAGAAGAACATACTCATTCAACCCACATTTTTCATCCAATAAACAAGAAGTTTATTCCCACTTATGTATAAACATTGAAAAAGCTTTTTCTCAAATCATAGAAAAAGACTTATATACAAAACAAATTAGCATAATTTTGAAAGACAAATTTTTTCAAAAATATAAAACAACAAAAATTCTTAACTCCAAAACCAATGACAAAACATTCATATACAAAACAGCAAAAAACCTTTTTGATGAAATATTCAAAGAAAATATACCATATAGAAGCACATGAATATACCTTGAAAAATTAGAAAATTCAAACCAACAGCCTTTATCAATTTTTGAAAACAATAACAATGACAACCTATGGAAGAAGATTAATAATATAAATAAAAAATTCTGAGATCAAAAATTGACCTCAGCATCAGCACTTTCTAAGTCTACAACACCAAAAGATAAAGATTTTATTTTATATCTTTGAGAAGTAAAAGCTTAA